The Phaeobacter sp. A36a-5a genomic interval ATACTCATGCGCGATAATCGCCTCGATCCGTTCGAAATTGGCATCCGTGGAGGTTTCGGGTGATGCCAGTACGCAGGAGGAGTTGAAGATATTCAGCCCCTTGTTTTCCATCGCACCCATGTTGAAGTCGTCAACCGCGACGATGTTGAACAGATCGAGATCGTATTCGAGGCCATAGACATCCTCGTCCCATTTCATCGACTTCTTCAGCGCCTCCATGCCAAAAGCGCATTTGCCCTCATCCCCCGGACGGACCCAGATGTTCAGCTCGACATCCTTGCCGGATTTGGTGGTGAAGCGGTCGGGGTGGTTCACCAGATCGCCGGCCACCAGCGCAAAGAGATAGGCCGGTTTGGGCCAGGGGTCGTGCCATTCGGCCCAACCCTCGCCTGCGCCCACCGGGTTGCCGTTCGACAGCATCACCGGCGCGTCGGCTTCAATCCGGACCGAGAACGTCGACATCACGTCCGGGCGGTCCGGGTAGTAGGTGATCTTGCGGAACCCTTCGGCCTCGCATTGGGTGCAATACATGCCGCTGGACATGTAAAGCCCTTCCAGCGCGGTATTGGCGGCGGGGTCGATTTCCACCTCGGCCTCCCAGACGAAGGGGGTATCGGGGGTGGCGCAGGTCAGCCCGCCGTCGATCAGCTCGGGTGTCACCGGCGCACCGTCGATTTTGGCCGAGATCAGCTTCAGCGCTTCGCCGTGCAGGAATAACCGGGGATCGGCGGCCTCGGCTTTGGGCGAAAACCGGATCTTGCTCAGAACGCGGGTGGCATTCGGCGAGAGTTGAAACGTCAGCTCGACCTTCTCCACCTCAAATCCGAAGGGTTTGTAATCCTTTAGATAAATCGTCTCCGGTGCGGTGGCGGGCGCGGCATCTTTCATGGTTTTTTCCTGTTCCATGGAACCCGGATGGGTCCGTCAGCGTATCTATACCAAGACTATGTACCAGCGGCTGCGGCCCCGCGCCAGCAACCGTGCAAACTTGTAGACAAAGGAGCGGCCCATGTCGGCACCTGACACCAATGTTGAACGCGAAGAGAAACTGCACAAACCGGCCCTATTGGGCATTCGGGGCGTCGTTGTTGCGGTGCTTTTGATGTTCGCCGTCTTCCTGTTGTGGGTTTTCAACAAAGGTGGCGAGCAGGACGTGGTCGAAGCACCGCAGACCGCCGCCGAAGTGCAGGCGACCATCGCCGGTGACTGACCCTGTATGACAATCTGATATTCCTCCCCGACTTGCCCGGTAGCTCGCTACCGGGCTTTTTCTGTTTGGAGAGTGTCGCTAGTCTGAGAGACGGTCAGCGCTGTCGGGCATCTGTAGAGATTATTTGAAGCAGTTTCGCATGAATTGGTAAACTAATATTACCGTCGACGTTGATGATACGGAACTATTGGTGTATCGGGGGCAGTAATACGCCCAGTTAACAGGAGGATGGCCCCATGAGCGGGATGCAGGAACGTCATGATATGCAGGTGGCTGACACGCTGGTGTCCTTCATCGAGGACAAGGCGCTGCCTGGCACCGGTGTCACGACAGATGCCTTCTGGGGTGGACTGGCCGGTCTGGTCAACGGCATGGGTGACGAAAATCGCGCATTGCTGGCCAAACGCGCCGATCTTCAGGGACAGATTGATGCCTGGCACATCGCGCGCCGGGGCCAGGCCCATGACGCGGCGGCCTATGAGGCGTTTTTGCGCGAGATCGGCTATCTGCTGCCCGAAGGGGATGATTTCGAGATCGAGACGCAGAATGTTGACGATGAAATCGCCAATGTTCCGGGGCCGCAGCTGGTGGTGCCGATCACCAACGCGCGATTTGCCCTGAATGCGGCCAATGCGCGCTGGGGCAGCCTGTATGATGCGCTTTACGGCACGGATGCCATGGGCGACCTGCCGGAGGGCAAAGGCTATGATGCCGGGCGGGGCGCGCGGGTGATCGCATGGGGGCGTGGGTTCCTCGATCAGACCTTCCCGCTTGCTGACGGGTCGTGGTCGGACTGCACTGGCCTGTCGGTTGAGGATGGCGCGCTGGTGCCTGCGCTCAAGGATGCGACGCAGTTTGCAGGCTATGACGGCGCCGCCGCCACGCCGGGCAAGATCCTGCTAAAAAACAACGGGCTGCATGCAGTGATCGTGGTCGATGCCGAGGGCAATATCGGCAAGGGCGATCAGGCGGGGATCAACGATATCATCCTGGAATCCGCGCTGTCGACCATCATGGATTGCGAAGACTCCGTTGCCTGCGTGGACAGTGAGGACAAGGTCACGGCCTATTCCAACTGGCTGGGCCTGATGAAGCGTGACCTTTCCGAGGAGGTGAGCAAGGGTGGGACCACCTTTACCCGCGTGCTGAATGACGATCTGTCCTTCACCGCGCCGGATGGGTCCGACCTGCGGCTAAAGGGGCGCTCGCTGCTGCTGGTGCGCAACGTCGGCCATCTGATGACCAATCCAGCGGTTCTGGACAGCGAAGGCCGTGAGGCGGGCGAAGGCTTCATGGATGCGATGATCACCGTGCTCTGCGCCATGCACGACCTCCAGGCGGAGGGCGGCAATTCGCTGCATGGTTCGGTCTATGTGGTGAAGCCGAAGATGCACGGGCCCGAGGAAGTCGCCTTTACCAACCGGATCTTTGACCATGTCGAAGACGCGCTGGGCCTGCCGCGCCACACGGTCAAGATTGGTATCATGGATGAGGAACGCCGCACCTCGGTGAACCTCAAGGCATGTATCCGCGCGGCCAAGCATCGTGTGGCCTTTATCAACACCGGCTTCCTGGATCGGACCGGCGATGAGATCCACACCTCGATGGAAGCAGGCCCGATGCTGCGCAAGGGCGAGATGAAATCGACCCCCTGGATTGCCTCCTACGAGGATCGCAATGTCGATATCGGTCTGGCCTGCGGTCTGAAGGGTCGGGCGCAGATCGGCAAGGGGATGTGGGCGATGCCGGATCGCATGGGCGAGATGCTGGAGGCCAAGATCGGCCACCCGAAATCCGGCGCGACCTGTGCATGGGTGCCGTCGCCGACGGCGGCGACCCTGCACGCCACCCATTACCACCATGTTGATGTCCATGCGGTGCAGGACAGCCTGAAGGCAGCCGGTGCGCGCGGAACCCTTGCGGATCTGCTCACCATTCCGGTGATGGATGGTCAGAACCTGTCGGACGCCGATATCGCGCAAGAGATCGAGAACAACGCGCAGGGCATCCTGGGCTATGTGGTGCGCTGGGTTGATCAGGGCGTCGGCTGCTCCAAGGTGCCCGATATCCACGACGTGGGGCTGATGGAAGACCGGGCGACCTGTCGGATTTCCAGCCAGGCGCTGGCCAACTGGCTGCATCATGGCGTGGTGGACGAGGCGCAGGTCATGGCCGCGATGCAGAAAATGGCGGCGGTTGTGGACCAGCAGAATGCGGGTGATCCGAGCTATACGCCGATGGCACCCGGATTTGACGGGGTTGCCTTTCAGGCGGCCTGCGATCTGGTGTTCCGTGGTCGCGTCCAGCCCTCCGGCTATACCGAGCCGGTGCTGCACGCCCGCCGCCTGGAGCTGAAGGCGCAGGGCTGAGAAAAACGACTGGGGTCGGGCGGTCTGCCCGGCCCCTTTTTTATGTGCACATCAAGGACAATAGACATGACCCTCACTCTGGATCAGGCCCGCAGCATCATCGAACATACCCGCGCCAAGGGGCGGGAGATGGCGCTGAAACCGCTCTCTGTCGTAGTCTTGGACGCGGGCGGACATGTGCTTGCCTTTGAACGCGAGGACGGCGCCGCGCCCGGCCGCTTTGCCATCGCCCATGGCAAGGCCTATGGCGCGGTGATGCTGGGCATGGCTGGCACTGCGCAGATGGCGCGCGCTGAACAGCAGGCCTATTTCATGGCAGCCGTGAACGGTGTCTACGGCGGGCAGGTCGTACCGGTCCCCGGTGGCGTTTTGCTGCGCAGTGATGCAGGTGCGGTGATCGGGGCTGTGGGGGTCACCGGCGATACCTCCGACAATGACGCCGAGGCGGCGATGGCCGGGATCCGCGCCACCGGGCTGACCGGGGAAGCGTGAGCCGAGGCGCCCGCTGACGAGCTGGCAGATGATCGCGATCTGCCGAAAGCTGCGGCGGAGATACAGCTTTTTACGGCAAAGCGGCAGGTTGCGCCCCATAGGGGAATTGCAACCCGCCGCGGCAGGGCTGTAGGATTGCGGTGACCCGGAGATGCTGTCCGAGGATGGACAGAAGGGCCGGCGCCCAAACCGCTGAGGACAGAATGACACGCCCCAAAGTCGGCATTATTGGCAATTCCTATCTCATCAATGATGAATACCCCGCCCATGCCGGGGGGACGATGAACTCCGAGGCGGTGGCCGAGGTTGCAGGCTGTATGCCGCTGCTGATTCCGTCGGATCCCCGGTTTCTGACGGTGGAGGAGCTGCTGGAGAGCTTTGATGGCTTTCTATTGACCGGCGGGCGGCCGAATGTGCACCCGCATGAATACGGCGAGGCCGAGACGGATGCCCATGGCGCCTTTGACCGGGCGCGTGATGCCATCACCCTGCCGCTGGTGCGCGCCTGCGTCGAGCGGGGGCAGCCGTTTCTTGGCATCTGTCGTGGCTTTCAGGAGGTGAATGTGGCCATGGGTGGCACGCTTTACCCGGAAATCCGCGATCTGCCGGGACGGATGAACCACCGGATGCCCCCCGACGGGACACTGGAAGAGAAATTCGCCATGCGCCACATCGTTGAGCTGAGTGAAGGCGGCGTTTTCCATCGTCTGTTCGGTGCGGCGGAGGTGATGACCAATTCGCTGCATGGGCAGGGGATCAAGGTGCCGGGCAAGCGGATCGTCATCGACGGAACCGCCCCTGACAGCACACCCGAGGCGATCTATGTGAAAGACGCTCCCGGTTTTACCCTTGCGGTGCAATGGCATCCAGAGTGGGACGCCGCGAATGACCCGGTGTCGCGGCCTTTGTTCACCGCCTTTGGTGACGCGGTGCGCGCCTGGGCGGAGGGTGCGGGCAGACCAACCCAACGGAAATCGGCCTGAGGCACGACATCGGCCTGAGGCATCCGGTCTTTGACTACCCGTAGGCACCTCAATCGGCACCGCCTTTAGGGCGGTGCCGTTGGTCTTTCAGACCAGCAGATCAAACTCATGTATCAGCGGCAGCTGACGGGCGCGTTTGCCGGTCAGATCGAAGATCGCATTGGCCAGCGCCGGGGCCGCCGGGGGTGTGCCGGGTTCCCCGGCGCCGCCCATGCGGGGCTGGTTTTCCAGCAGCGCGACCTGCACCTCGGGCATCGTGTGCATGCGCAGGGCGTCATAGTCGGGGAAATTCTGCTGCTGGACCGCGCCACCGTCAAAGGTGATCTCGCCAAAGCAGGCCGCAGACAGACCGTAGACCATGCCGCCAAACATCTGCGCGCGGGTGTTCTGCGGGTCGATGACACGGCCCAGATCTGCGGCGATCCAGGCTTTGGTCATGCGAATCTGCCCGTCCTGGTCGGCGACCTCGATGACCTGCGCCACCGGCGTGCCGAAACTATAGGCAAGCGCCACACCCCGGCCGATGCCATCGGCTGTCTTGCCGGTCCAGCCGGACATGTCTCGCACGGTTTCCAGCACCTTGGCAGCAGGCTCCCACTCGGCGCGGGCCAGCTCCAGCCTGAATTCCAGCGGATCGCGCCCGGCGGCATGGGCCATTTCGTCGATGATACAATCGGAGAAGAAGCCGTTGAAGGAGGCCCCCACCGAGCGCCAGAAGCCGACGGGAATCATCGGTTTGGCCAGATAGCCTTCGACGCGGAAATTGGGGATGGCGAGCGGCTGGTTGAAGGCGGTATCCACATGCCCCTTGTCCGGGCCGGACATTGGCAGGCCGAGCATCCGGCCAGCGCCTTCGACGGTGGTCGATTGCGCGGCGATTTTGCCGTGGACCATCACCGCCTTGCCGTCCTTTACCGCGGCGCGGTAGCGGGCGATGGCGCCTGGGCGGTAGAAGTCATGGGTCATGTCTTGCTCGCGGCTCCATGTCAGCTGCACCGGGGTGTCGGGCATCTGCAATGCGATCTGAACGGCGCGGTCGGTATAATCGGTTTCAATCCGCCGCCCAAATCCGCCGCCGAGGTAGGTTGTATTGACCTCAACCGCCTCGGCATCGAGCCCGGCAAGCGCTGCGGCGTTTTTCTGCACCACGGTGGGCCCCTGATTGGGCGCCCAGATTTGCAGCGCATCCCCGGAGTAAAGCGCGGTCGCGTTCATCGGCTCCATCGTGGCATGGGCCAGATAGGGCAGGCGATATTCCGCTTCGATCACGGTTGCCCCGTCCGGCAGCGCGTCCACATCGCCGTCATCGCGCAGGGTCGAGTTGGGGGCAGTGTCAAAACTGCGGGCGATCTCGTCAAAAATCGCGTCGGTTGTCTCGGGGTAAGGGGCTGCCTTCCACGTTATGTCAATGGCATCCACGGCCTGCTGCGCGAGCCAGGTGTTGCTGGCAACCACCGCGACAGCATCGCCAAGATCCAGTACCTTTTCCACACCGGCCATGCCTTCGGCTGCGCTGGCGTCAAAGGCGGTCTTGCCCACGCCGAAATGCGGGCTTTGTTTGATGGCGGCGAATTTCATGCCCGGCAGGCGGACGTCGACGCCGAATTCTGCGGTGCCGGTGGATTTGGCAACCATGTCGATGCGGGGCACATCCTTGCCGATCAGGCGCCAGCTCGACGCCGGGCGCAGATCCGCCTCGACAGGGTCAAGGGCGGCGGCTGCAACGGCAAGGCTGCCATAGGGCAGGCGGGTGCCATCCGGCGCGATGACATGACCATCTTCGGTGGCGAGCTGATCGCGTCCGACTGCCAGCTGCTCCGCAGCGGCCTGTTTCAGGGTCTCGCGGGCGCTGGCGCCCGCATGGCGCATCCGCTCAAAGCCGTCGCGCATGGAAGAGGAGCCGCCGGTGACCTGAAGATCAAGGAACTTGGCCATGTGACCGACGATTTCGCCCAGTGAATGCTGCAGAGGCGAGCTGTCATAGCCCCGTCCGGGCAGCGCCTCTGACATCATGGCGCTGTTGTAATAGGCCTTGGCGGCGGGGCCGTGCAGGACCGTGACCTTGGCCGGATCCACGTCCAGCTCTTCGGCGATCAGACTGGCCCAGGCGGATTTGACACCCTGTCCCATCTCCGCCCGGGGCGCCATCAGAGTGACGCCGGATTGATCCACAAACACAAAAGGGTTGAGCACCGCGCGACCATCCTTCTGGTCGAGCGGGTTGGGAGCGGGCTGGTGGTACTTATAGGTGCCAAAGGCGACGCCACCTACGATGGCAGCAGAGCCGATGAGAAAGCTGCGGCGGGCGATTTTCCTGATGCTGGCCATGGCTCAGACCTCCTTCATCATTTTGGCGGCGTCATGGATAGCGGCGCGGATTCGGGGGTAGGTGCCACAGCGGCAGAGGTTGCCCTGCATCGCCTCGTCGATATCGGCATCCGAGGGGGCGGGGTTTTCCGCCAGCAGGCTCGCGGCCTGCATGATCTGGCCGGACTGGCAGTAGCCACATTGCGCGACCTGATTGGCGACCCAGGCTTTTTGCACGGCGGCCATGGCGTCGGGTGTGCCGATCCCCTCGATGGTGGTGACGTCACCCCAGACATCGGACAGCGCCACCTGGCAGGAGCGCACCGCCTCGCCGTCAATGTGCACGGTGCAGGCGCCACAGGCCGCGACGCCACAGCCGAATTTGGTGCCGGTCAGGCCGACTTCATCGCGCAGCACCCAAAGAAGCGGCACGTCGTCAGGCAGGTCAATCTGATGGGATTTCCCGTTGATGCGAAGGCTGGTGGACATTGGGTGTCCTTTCTGTGCTGGCTGCGTGACTTTGTGACAAAATGATGTATATGTGTCAGTGTGTCAATTGACAAATTTGGTGTCGAATGTCAGAACTGCGCTATGGACATGCAGCAGATCGACCCCAAACAGCGCAACATTCTGGAATCCGCCTGGGAAGCCTTTGCGACCTATGGGTTTCGCAAGACTTCAATGGATGACATTGCCAAGCGGGCGGGGATGTCTCGCCCTGCGGTCTATCTGCATTTCAAGAACAAGGAAGCCATCCTGAAGGCGTTGATTGATGCCTATTACGCCGAGACAGCGCGAGCGGTCCACGCAGCGCTGACCGCAGACGGGGATCTTCAGTCGAAGGTTCTGAACGCATTCGACGCGCAGGGCGGCCCGGCTATAGAGGCTATGCTGAGCACGCCCCACGGGATGGAAACGCTGGAAGCCAGCATGAACGCCGCCGGCGATCACATTGAGGCCGGCGAATGCCTGATGCGCGGGGTTTATGCGGATTGGCTAAAGGATATGGCGGCTGCGGGACTGGTGCGGTTGGCCGGCACGCCGCAGGATGTGGCGCGCAGCTTTTGCAGTGCCATGAAGGGCGTCAAACATACCTCGGCAGATTATGCCGCCTACCGCTCGGGCGTTCGCCAACTGGCGCTGTTGTTCGCGGCTGCGCTGTCGCCGCGCTGACTGGAGCAGGTTGACTGAGGGCAGGTCCAAATGGGGCAGCCTTGGGGGCGGGCAGGGCTGGCCTGCCGCCGATCCCATCTGGCGTCAGAGCGTGGTGCGCAGGTGCCAGAGCTCGGGGAACAGCTCCACCTCCAGCATCCGTTTCAGATAGCTGACGCCACCGGTGCCGCCGGTGCCGCGTTTGAAGCCGATGACCCGTTCCACCGTGGTGACATGGTTGAAACGCCAGCGGCGGAAATAATCCTCAAAATCCACCAGTTTCTCGGCCAGCTCGTAGAGATCCCAATGCGCTTCGGTATTGCGGTAGACCTCGGTCCAGGCCGCCTCAACCGCCGGATTGGGGCTATAGGTTTCGGAGAGGTCACGGTTCAGCACCTCTTCGGGCAGCTCAAACCGCTTGGACAGGGCGCGCAGGGCAACATCATAGAGCGAGGGCTGGCGCAGTTCTTCTTCCAGTAGCGCCAGAATGTCGGGGCGGTGGGCGTGCGGGCGCAGCATCGCCTTGTTGCGGTTGCCGAGCATGAATTCGATCTGGCGATACTGATGCGACTGAAAGCCGGAACTCTGCCCCAGTTCATTGCGAAAGGCAGAATAATCCGAGGGTGTCATGGTGCGCAGCACATCCCAGGCAGAGTTCAGCTGTTCGAAGATCCGCGCCACGCGGGCCAGCATCTTGAACGCCTCATGCGGTTTCTCCGCCAGCAGGCGCGCGCGCGCGGCGGTCAGCTCGTGAATGGCGAGGCGCATCCAAAGCTCTGAGGTCTGATGCTGGATGATGAACAGCATCTCGTCATGGGTGTTGGTCCAGGTCTTCTGCGCGGTCAGCAGCGTGTCGAGCGACAGGTAGTCGCCATAGGACATGCGCCCGTCAAACGACATCTGCGCGCCTTCCTTGGCGGGATCATAGGGGGTGGACATGGAAAGGCTCCTTGGTGTTCCGGTAGTGTATCAGATTGCGGGAACGGGGGCCTTTCTTGCGTTGAGCGTACCGCATTGGGCCAGTCGTCGCCACAGGGCGATCCAGCCTGCTGGCCGGCACAGTGGCAGGCGATATGCGGGCAGGCTCGCCATCAGGTGACTGCGTTGCGGGTTTTGTATTCCGGGCGATCCCAGAGCGCGTTGGTCATCACGTCCTCGATGATATCAACAGCGGCCCTGACGTCACCTTCGTCAATGTAGAGCGGGGTGAAGCCGAAGCGCATTATATCCGGCGCGCGGAAGTCTCCCACCACCCCACGGGCGATGAGCGCCTGCATGGCGGCATAACCTTCATGGAAGCGGAAGGACACCTGGCTGCCACGGGCGTTGCCGTCGCGCGGCGAGGCAAGAGTGAGATCGGGGCAGCGGGATTCCACCTCGGCAATGAACAGATCGCAAAGTTCGATGGATCTGGCGCGCACATCGGCCATATCGGCCATGTCCCAGATATCCATCGAGGCCTCGAGTGCGGCCAGCTGTAACACCGGCGGCGTGCCGACGCGCATCCGTTCGATCCCGCTGCCGGGTTTGTAATTCAGGTCGAATTCAAACGGCGCGGCGTGACCCAGCCAGCCGGAGAGCGCCGGGCGGACCGTGTCGGCATGGCGCGGCGCCACATAGATGAACGCTGGACCACCGGGGCCGCTGTTGAGGTATTTATAGGTACATCCTACGGCGAAATCGGCCTTGCAGCCTGCCAGATCGACCGGCAGCGCACCTGCGGAATGGGCCAGATCCCAGACCGTCACGACACCGGCAGCATGGGCCTGTTCGGTCAGCGCCTTCATATCGTGCTTGCGACCGCTGCGGTAATCGACTTCGGTCAGCATCAGCACGGCAATGTCGTCGGTGATATGGGCGCTGACCTCCTCCGGTGCGACCACGCGAAGCGAATAGTCCGGGCCAAGCGATTTCACCAGACCTTCGACCATATAGAGATCGGAAGGGAAGTTGCCGCTGTCAGACAGGACCACCTTGCGCGATGGGTTCAGCTCCAGTGCCGAGGCGACGGCCTGATAGACCTTGATCGACAGGGTGTCACCCATCACCACATGGCCGGGTTCTGCGCCGATCAGCCGGGCAATCCGGTCGCCGATGGCGGTTGGTTTCTGCATCCACCCGGCCCTGTTCCAGCCGGTGATCAGCATCTCGCCCCATTCGTCCTCGATCGTGCTGCGCACCCGTTCGGCGGTTGCACGCGGCATCGGACCCAGAGAATTGCCATCGAGGTAGATCATCCCTTCGGGCAGGGAAAACATAGCCTTGGTTGCGGCGAAATCGGTCATCTGAACCTCGTGATCATGGGCGGCCTGACGGACGGAGTGGTTTGTTTTAGGCTTAAAGCTTCTCGAGTGCTACCGCATCGGATCTGTCCTGTCCAGAGATTAGCGGCTGGTGGGATCCAGCTGCGGTTCCGGAATGCCCAGTTCAGTTCGTTTTCGTTTCGACAGACCGGCGGTCACCAGACTGTACGACAGGCTGATCTGCTCTTTCAGCTCGGCATCGGTCAGGCCGGGATCTTTGAAATGTTGCAGCCACTTCATCCCGCGCGAGGCCAGATAGGGCGCCGGGCGGACGCCCGGTCGCTCCTGCAAAACCTCAAAGGCGATCTCGCCCGTCTTGAAGGTAAAGGCGTCCTTGCCCTCGGCCCAGCCGCAGATGGCAAAGACCTTGCCTCCTGCCTTCCACACATCGGCATCACCCCATTGGATGACATGCGATGTAGCGGGGAAGCTGGCGCAGAAGGCGTTGAACTCGTCGCGGGTCATCAGGTCTGCCCACCTGCGATTTCGATGGTTTGCCCGTTGATAGACTGAGAGCCTGGACCACAGAGCCACAGCAGCGCGGCGGCAACCTCATCCGGTTGGATCAGCCGCTTGTGCCGGTTCGCAGAGACCATGATCTTCAGCGCCTGTTCTTCGCTCACTCCGGCGCGCTGAGAGATCGAGGTGACGTTGCGGTCGATGATCGGCGTATCGACATAGCCGGGGCAGAGCGCGTTGAAGGTATAGGGCGTGCCCAGATAATCCTCGCTCAGCGATCGGGTCAGGCCGATCAGCCCGTGTTTGCTGGCCGAATAGCAGGGCGCGCCTTGCAGCCCGCGCAGGCCTGCGATGGAGGATACGGTGACGACACGGCCCCAGTCGGTCTGGCGCATGGATTTCATACATTCGCGGATCGTCAGAAAAGCGCCGTCGAGGTTGGTTGCCATCATGTTGCGCCAGAAGTCCATCGACATCTTGTGCAGGGCCTTGCCCTCGGCGATGCCTGCATTGGGGACGCAGATCTGCACCGGACCGCGAGCTGCGGTGGCGGCGTCAATTTTTGCGATCACGTCCTGTTCGTCGCGCACATCCATGGCGAGCGGATGCAGCCCATCGGTTGCGACCTCCTCCAGCACCTCCTGCCGACGGCCGGTGATCGTCACCGCAGCCCCCTCGGCGGCCAGCGCCTTGGCCATCGCCAGACCAATGCCGGTGCCTCCGCCGGTGATCAATGCGTGTTTTCCCTTGAGTGTCATGGTGTTGCTCCGCTGTTGTTCGTAACTGTTGGGGCCATGCGGGTGATCCCCACATGCAACCCGGATCTTGATATGAGCCTAACCGCCGCAGGGAGGCTGGCAAGATCTCCGTTCCGTCACTTATCAACCGGCACGGGCACAACGCTTGCGGCGACGGGTTTTGGAGAAATGGTTTACAGAAATATTCCTATGTGTGAATGTCACGACATGTGGCGACGAACCGCCACCAAGGCTGACGGAGGATCCCATGAAAGCTCTTGTCTGTGGCGTGGCAACCGCGCTGATGTTGCCTCTATGCGGGCTGGCCAGCGAAGATATCGCGGATCAATACCCGCAGTCCGAGCTTTACTCAAAGCCGGTGGAGGTGATCCCGCATGTGTTTTCGGCCATTGGAGCCACCGCGCCGCCAACCTATGAAAATGCCGGCCATAACAATAACCTGAGCTTCGTTGTGACCGAGGCGGGTGTTGTGGTGATCAATGCGGGGGCGTCTGATGCGCTGGCTGCCGCGCTCCATGCCGAGATCAAGGCGGTGACCGATCAGCCGGTGGTTCTGGTGATCAATGAAAACGGGCAGGGCCATGCGATGTTGGGCAACGGCTATTGGCGCGATCGG includes:
- a CDS encoding SDR family NAD(P)-dependent oxidoreductase, with product MTLKGKHALITGGGTGIGLAMAKALAAEGAAVTITGRRQEVLEEVATDGLHPLAMDVRDEQDVIAKIDAATAARGPVQICVPNAGIAEGKALHKMSMDFWRNMMATNLDGAFLTIRECMKSMRQTDWGRVVTVSSIAGLRGLQGAPCYSASKHGLIGLTRSLSEDYLGTPYTFNALCPGYVDTPIIDRNVTSISQRAGVSEEQALKIMVSANRHKRLIQPDEVAAALLWLCGPGSQSINGQTIEIAGGQT
- a CDS encoding MmcQ/YjbR family DNA-binding protein is translated as MTRDEFNAFCASFPATSHVIQWGDADVWKAGGKVFAICGWAEGKDAFTFKTGEIAFEVLQERPGVRPAPYLASRGMKWLQHFKDPGLTDAELKEQISLSYSLVTAGLSKRKRTELGIPEPQLDPTSR